The genomic interval AGCTATGGAGGAGGAAGCCCAGAAGATAAAACGCGGCAAGGACGCCGGTATCGACAACGCCGACGAAGTCATCGAGCAGATGGACGCCGAAATCGACGACGGCGCCGACATCGCCGGCGGCCCTGAAGACACAGGTAGCGACAGCGACACGTAACCACAGCCGAAGACCTTTTATAGCAGAACTACTTCCTGCAAGATATATGACTGGCGACGAGGGGGTCGACACAGAGAAGCGAGCGACGTTGCGTCGCTTCGCGGCCCTCGGCGCCGCCAGCCCCCTCGTCGGTCTGGCCAGCGGCGACAGCGATAGCGAGACGCCCGACGCCATCGCAGGCTACGTCTCGGCCCGTCCGGGCACCCACTTCTCGAAGCTCCGGGACGACCTCCAGCTGGGCACCGGCGAGGCACAGCACCACCTCCACCGACTGGAAAACGACGGCGCCGTCACCTCCCGGAAGGACGGCGACTATCGGCGCTACTTCCCGACCGAACAGTTCTCGACGTTCGAGCAGGTGGCGCTGGGGTATCTCCGCCGGTCGACACCGCGCGGGATGCTCGTCGCACTGCTCCGGGACCCGACCGTGACGGCCTCGGAGCTGGCGACACAGCTGTCCGTGTCACGACCGACGATAAGTAAACACGCGGCGGACCTGGAGGCGGCCGGGTTGCTCTCCCGGGAGGACGGCTACGCCGTCGCCGAACCGGAGACGGTGTTGACGCTCCTGATTCGGTACGCCGATTCCTTCGGCGACGGCGCCGCACAGCTCGCGGCCGAAGCGGATTCGTTGGTGCGCTACGACCCCTAGGCGTCGACCATCCACGTCGTCGACGAGGAGTACCCCCACTTCTCGACGTCGATGTTGTGGTCCCCCTCCGCGATGGTCGTCATGTTCGTCCCAACCTCTTTGGCAGAGAGCCCGAGCTCGTCGCCGATGAGCCGCGATTTGAAGTAGGTCTGCTCGTCCGCGTTCGCCTGCAGGTAGTCGAGGATTCGGCGCTGTTTCTCCGAGAGGGGGTTGTCGGCCGTCTGTGCGGTGGCGCTCATTGTATCCGGTAGTTACAGCGAAACTCCCTTAGGGGGTTTGGTACGGTGGGTTAACCGGCCGCTGTCTTGCGGTTTGCTCGTCTTACCGGGCGGGGCACGGGCGTCAGCCGGACTCGGTCGAACCGTGTTGGTACAGCGGGGAAACGGTTTCCTGCCGACCGGTCACCCTGTCCGGCAGTTCTTTAATCATGGCCGGATAGTATGGCAAGTGGAGGTCTATCACATTGGAAATCTCGGACGAACTGCTGTGTCTGTTCAGTGCTGACGTGACGGTCGAGGACGACCGCTATCTCGTCGAAGTGCCACGGCGCGAGGTCGAGACTGGCACCGTCGAGGCCGGTGGGACGTACCGCGTCGCGCTCATCTCCGCGGATATCGATGCCAGACCTGACGAGGGTACCGAGACGGAGACACCGCCCGACCAGCCCCAGCCGCCGGTCGAACCCGGCGAGACCCGTTACGTCGAAATCGAGGACATCGGCAAGCAGGGCGACGGCATCGCCCGCGTCGAGCGCGGCTA from Halomicroarcula saliterrae carries:
- a CDS encoding winged helix-turn-helix transcriptional regulator, translating into MTGDEGVDTEKRATLRRFAALGAASPLVGLASGDSDSETPDAIAGYVSARPGTHFSKLRDDLQLGTGEAQHHLHRLENDGAVTSRKDGDYRRYFPTEQFSTFEQVALGYLRRSTPRGMLVALLRDPTVTASELATQLSVSRPTISKHAADLEAAGLLSREDGYAVAEPETVLTLLIRYADSFGDGAAQLAAEADSLVRYDP
- a CDS encoding DUF7123 family protein, which produces MSATAQTADNPLSEKQRRILDYLQANADEQTYFKSRLIGDELGLSAKEVGTNMTTIAEGDHNIDVEKWGYSSSTTWMVDA
- a CDS encoding TRAM domain-containing protein, with amino-acid sequence MEISDELLCLFSADVTVEDDRYLVEVPRREVETGTVEAGGTYRVALISADIDARPDEGTETETPPDQPQPPVEPGETRYVEIEDIGKQGDGIARVERGYVIIVPGADIGERVKIEVTEVKSNFAVGEILDEDL